CATCGTCCGGGTGAACCTGCACCGACAACACACGGTTGCAGTCCAGAAACTTCAGAAGCAACGGAAAGGTCTTTGCATCGGGGTTGGCTTCCACCCAGTCCTTGCCCATCAACCACTGGCGACGGTTGGCAAACAGTTCCCCCAAGGATTGACCGGCCAGTTCGCCATCGGTGACGACACTTTGGTCGTCACCATGATCGACGATCTCCCAGCTCTCGGCGTAGTCGTCCGCGTCACCGATCGGCTTGTGAAGCATCTCGCCCAATCGGCGTCCACCCCAAATGGTCTGCTTCAGCAGAGGACGAAATCGCAGTGGTGTGGATGTCATAGAAGTGTCCGGATTTCCAGTGAAGTGATTTTCGAGCGTGACAATGGCTCAAGTCTTAACGCCTACACCGAGCTTACCGCTCGCGTGTGATTTTCAGTTCTTTATCATCGGTTGAGGCGATCCGATCTGCGACATGCGATCATCACTGCCGATCGCAGAAAAACTTAAAATCATCACTGCAGCTCATCTCGGATGCGTTGCAAAACATCAGAGGATCAGCATCTCCAGTGGCACGCGGGACACCGTACACGTTGCTCGAATATGATCCGACAAGCATGTACGAGATGTTGGACTCGTTCAACGCGGTGACGACCTTCGCGACTGCTTCATTGCCGTCCGATACTGTCACGACGCATCCGCGACAGCAGAGTTTTGGGAAGTGTTTTGGCGATAGAAGCGTTTAGAGTCCCGATCACGCAGGACGCCACGCCGTCGTGCTATCTCAACATCAATCTCGCACATGCTCCATCCCGGGTGCAATCCACGAAGCAGGTCGCGCGTCCGCGCAAGTTGCTCGGCATGCAATCGAGCACCGGCAGCAAGACGATCGTCAAGAGACATCTGCCTCGCTCGCTCGACTTTGTCCTGTCGAATGGCTTGTTGAAGTGGTTGTTGGTCCATGCTCCTATTGTCCCAGTTCCAAACCAGTTCTGCAACGAGCCAGGGATTGGGCAATAGGCAGAACAAATTGCGTGATAGTCGCCGCGTTCACTGAGACGATGTTTTGTGGCTCACTGTCTTCGGCAAGCGATACCACTCGAGCCCAATGAAAGTTGGATGTTTGACGACCAACCAATGCACCAACAAAAGATTGCATACGATCCAGCCCGCTCCCACCAAAAAAGTGATCCAGAAATCAGGTTCCGTCCAGTTCCCAATCCAAGCAATCGCTGCCAACACCAACCATGCGAGATAAAACGCCGTCCAGACAATGCGACGGCGGAGAACGCTCCAATGACGAGCCATCGAGACCCAAGATGGCAGTAGAACCACCCACCAACCCATGAACCCCACGCTCAGGCACACTGTCAAAACCACGAAGAACGCGAAACCAGGTCCCAAGAAACCGGTATTCGGTTCGAAAATCCATTTGTGTTGCAATCGATAAACCGTGATGTGGATCGCAACGGCGGCAGTCAACAACATCAGATCGATCAACGAAACCTTCGCCGGTGTGACTGGGTCACCGGTCACACGATCGCGCAAGCGGATACGAAACAGCTTCCATCCGCCAACCAAAAACATGGTTGCTAGAAGCGAGATGGTCGTCCCAAACGAGACCCCAGAAATCACCGTCCAGTGATCCACCCAGCTCGACAAGCGTGTCGTGCGTCCCTGAAACCACAGATTCAACAAGTGCCCTGCGGTCAGGACCAAGAGAACTCCGTGGGACAAAGACCAGGCCTTTAAAAAGCTCGTCCAAATCCGACCAGAACAAAGAACACTTTGAATACTGGCCCAGGTGATGAACCAGGTGAAACCGGTCGTCATGAAACAGAGAGAAACGGTTTGCGGGACTTGATTCGGGACAACCGCTTGGACAATCGTCCCAATCGCAATCACCGCCCAGGCCAGCCACTGCAATCGCGTGATACGTTGGGTTGGTGCCATGCGGTCCTCGTCGTCTGGGACAGCTCATTGTTCGGGTAGCGGAATTCGTCAAGAGCCTTCGACTTGCTTGTCGAAATCCCGAAAGTCTTGACGACTTTCCCTACGGTGATGAACCTGAAATTAAGCTGTCAAAGACCGCGTCGGTCTCAATTGCAAATCGAGTTGACTCTGAATACGAGATCACTCGTATTCGCGGACTTGGCGTGCGATCGCGGCGGCCAGTGCGTCGCGAACGCTTTCGATCGTGATCCGGTCGAAGATCTGCTGGAAGAACCCACTGACGATCATGCGAGTGGCTTCCTTCTGAGTGAAGCCGCGGCAACGAGCGTAGAAGATTTGCTCTTCATCGACCTTGGCCGTTGTGCTGCCGTGGGTGCAACGCACGTCATCGGCTTCGATCTCCAGTCCAGGAATCGAATCGGCTCGCGAATGATGCGACAGAACCAAGTTGTCGTTGCGTTGGTAACCGTCGGTCTTCTGAGCGATCTTGTCGACCTTGATCATCCCACGCCACACCGTGCGGCTCTTGTCCTGTTGAGCGGACTTGTACAAGAAGTCGCTGTGGCAGTTCGGGGCCCGGTGATATTGTTGGGTGTGGTAGGCCAAGTGCTGGCGGCCTTCTGTGAACATCACGCCGTTGACTTGGCAATTGGCTCCCGCGCCCACCATGTCGACCGATTGGTTGACCTTGGACAACCCGGAACCCATCGCGGCGATGGTCCACTGGAGCTGCGAATCGCGATCGATCGTGGCTTGTTGGTGCGCGAAGTGATACGTCTTGTGGCCCCATTCTTGGACGTTGACGTATCGCAGATGCGAACCAGGTTTCTGAATCAACTCGACCGCACCCATGTGCAAACCGGCGGCTTCTGAATTGACGCTGTTGCACTCGTGCAGAACCGTTGCTTCGGCCCCGTCTTCCAACACGATCAATGTGTGAGCCGTGTCTGTTCCGCCGTCGCTCAACGTCGAACCGAGGTAAATCGGTTTTTCGATCACAACGCCGCGAGGCACATACAGGAACTGACCACCGGACCAGAACGCAGCGTGCAGTGCAGCGAACTTGTCGTGGTCGGGATCAACGACTGTGTATAGGAACGGGCGAACCTTCTCAGGTTGCTCCCGACAAAGACGCTCCAAACTGCCGAAGATGACGCCTTTGGCGGCCAGTTCTTCGTCGAGCGATTCGGAAATCACTTGGCTATCAAACGTTTCCAGAACGCCGCCCGGGTCCACTCCATCACGAAGTTGGTGAACCGAGGGGACTTCGCCAGCGGGAACTTCCACGGGCGGAGCGAATTTTTTGATCTGGAACGTTCGAATGTCCGTGCGGATCCATTCTTCGCTACGACGAGCGGGCCAATCCATCGCATCGGCATGCGAAAACGATTCTCGGCGCAGATCGGTCAACCATTGCGGTTCATCTTTCCGCGATGCGAGAAAGGCTTCGAAGCCTGCGGCATCGAAAGTGAGGGTCGAGGTGGTGGTCATGAAGAAAAAATGAAAAGAGTGTTTTGCGGTAGCTGAAAAACGGAATGTCGCTCGGTGAAAACGCTCTTGATAGGGCACCGCCGAGCAACAGGTTGTGTGGTGTACAACAAATCGTCTTAGCGGAGCGGCGCAAGCCGCCCGGTGCGTCACCGGAGGGCTCGCGCCCTTCCGCTATCAATGCGCCGTTTTCAAGTGCGACCAAGTAAAGTCGCGAGCGGCGAGTGTTGGCGGGTCGGCGATGAATCAGCCGACACTGCCTTCCATTTGCAGTTGAATCAATCGGTTCATCTCAACGGCGTATTCCATCGGCAGCTCTTTCACGAGCGGCTCAATGAAGCCGTTGACGATCATGGTGCTGGCTTCCGATTCGGTCAGACCACGGCTGAGCAGATAGAACATTTGCTCTTCGCCAATTCGCGAAACGCTGGCTTCGTGACCGATTTGGACATCTTGCTCCGCAACTTCGATGTACGGGTACGTGTCGCTGCGGCTTTCGGGATCCAGGATCAACGCGTCACAGACAACGCTGTTCTTGCTGTTGTGAGCCCCGGGTTCGACGCGAACCAAACCGCGGTAGCTGCTGCGCCCGCCGTTCTTGCTGATCGATTTGCTGATGATTTGGCCCGTCGTGTTCGGAGCCGCATGCACCAACTTGGCACCTGCATCTTGGTGTTGACCGGCCGATGAGAAGGCGATCGAAAGGATCTCACCACGAGCACCGGGTTCCATCATGTGAACGGCGGGGTACTTCATCGTCAGCTTGCTGCCGAGGTTCCCGTCGACCCACTCCATCGTCGCGTCCTGGTACGCATAAGCGCGTTTGGTCACGAGGTTGTAGATGTTGTTGGCCCAGTTTTGGATCGTCGTGTAGCGACAACGAGCGTCCTTTTTGACAATCACTTCCACGACCGCGCTGTGCAACGATTCGGTGGTGTACATCGGAGCGGTGCAGCCCTCGACGTAGTGAATGCTGGCGCCTTCGTCGACAATGATCAGCGTTCGTTCGAACTGGCCCATGCTTTCCGCATTGATACGGAAGTACGCTTGCAAGGGGAATTCAATGTGCACGCCGGGCGGCACATAGATGAACGATCCACCGGACCAAACCGCGCTGTTCAGGGCAGCGAATTTGTTGTCCGTCGGCGGAATGATCTTGCCGAAGTACTCTCGCAACAACTCGGGGTGTTCGCGAACCGCAGCGTCGGTGTCAGTGAACAACACGCCTTGCTTGGCCAGGTCTTCTTGCAGCGAACCATAGACCACTTCGCTTTCGAACTGAGCCTTCACACCGGCCAAGAATTTCTTCTCGGCTTCCGGGATGCCCAGCTTGTCAAACGTGTCTTTGATCTCTTGAGGAACATCGTCCCAAGACTTCTCGGACTGGCCGGTCGGTTTGAGATAGTAGTAGATGTCTTGGAAATCCAAATCGAGTGCCCCACCCCATTTGGGCATCGGGCGCGATTCAAACTCGGCCAGAGACTTCAAGCGGAATTCCCGCATCCAGTCTGGTTCGTTCTTGATGTCCGAAATTTGATTGACAACGTCCGCGTTCAGGCCCTTTTGGGCCTTGAAGACACCGGTGGTTTCGGTGCGGAAGTTGTACTTATTGATTTCGCCGATTTGGTCGTTTTCAGTGACGTCGGTCGCCATGGTAAAAGCTCAGTGGGCGTGGTGTGGAATCTGTCTTGGTAGGAATCGTCGCGGGCAATCAGACCGCGGTTTCTTCGGCCAACATTTCTTGATTGACGGCTTCGGCTTCGGGGTACGACTTGCGGATGCGGTCGTAACCATGCTCGTGCAATTCCACGGCCAATTCTTTGCCGCCAGTTTCAACCAGGCGGCCACCGAGCATCACGTGCGTGTACTCCGGTGGGTTGTGCACCAACAACTTGTCGTGGTGCGTGATGATCAACAGTCCCATCTTTTCGCGACCAATGTCCGCGATCGATTCGCTGGCCAAACGCACCGCGTCGGCATCCAAGCCTGAGTCGGTTTCGTCGAGGACTGCGAATTTGGGTTGCAGCATGGCGAGTTGAAGGATCTCAGCTCGTTTCATTTCGCCGCCAGAAAAACCATCGTTGACATAGCGGCGGGCGAACTCGACATCCATTCGCAGGTGAGCCATTTTTTCCTTCAGTTCCTTGCGGAACTCTCGCATCGGAATCAGCTCTTCGCCTTCCTTGCGGTCTGGGTTGCGAACGTTGGTCGTCGCGTGACGAAGGAAGTCGGCCATCTTCACGCCGGGAATCGCCATCGGACGCTGGAACGCCATGAAGATGCCAGCCCGAGCACGCTCGTCAGGTGCCATCGCCAAGACATCTTCGCCGTCCAACGTGATGCTGCCGTCGGTCACCGTGTAACCGGGGTGACCCATGATCGCCAAACCCAGCGTGCTTTTGCCGCTGCCGTTGGGGCCCATCAAGGCGTGTGTCTCGCCGTGATTGATCGTCAGGTTCACGCCACGCAGAATCGGTTTGTCGCCGACGGAAACGTGCAGGTTTTCGATTTTCAGGATGTGATTCATGGCAAGAGAAGCCTTCAAGAGAAAAACAGTTGGTCGTATAGCGAGATCGGTGAGATACGTGCTCTCAACCCGATTCGGAATTGGAGGTTGGATTGGTGTCGCTGTCAGATTTGGTCGAGAACTGGCAACACGAGTCGCCATCCATCCGGCAGCTGCTCAGATGAACGTCTTCGCCCAAAGCTTCAGACAACATTTGTTCTTCGAGTCGGCACATCGACCGGTCGCCCGCCGCAGCGGTCAAACTCGGATACGGACATGCCTCGATGTCCAAAACAGGGAGGACACCGTCGGGTTGAGACGTCACCTCGATCAGGGAGGCCGAAATCTCCTTCGTTTGCAGCATCGACGTCAATCGCTGCATTCGTTCCTGGAACGAATCTTCGCCCCCGCCGATTTGCTGACAGGAACACGCCGCTTTGTTTTCGTCATGAACCGCCACACCATCGACATCGCCCTGCAATGCCGCGGCAAATTGACGCCCCAATCGAGAAGCGATCGCAGAAATCAATTTTTCGCGAGTGTCCTCATCGGAAATTGCAACGATCTCCGCCCACATGGCCTCAGCCAATTCGGTCGCATCTGCACCCGCCCGGCGGTAACCAGCGGGCGTCAACACGTAGTGGTACGTCGGCCGACCACGACCAGCGACGACTTTCTCTCGGGCGATCAACCCAACCTCGAGCAACCGTTCGACACGTTGTCGAACCGCCGTCGCGGTCACGCCCAATTGCTTCGTCAAATCACCAATCGCCTTCGGTTCACCACTGCGAAGACACAGCAACAACTCCCGATCCACGCTCCGAACCGCTGCCGCATTGACCGCCGTTTGCGCCCGCGATGTCACCACCGAAACAGGACGCTCGCCCGACGGGTCGGAAGTCGAATCAGAGGTGGAAGAAGACGTTGCCATACACCCAGTATTCCAATCCTTTGATTTTTGACAACCGTTGTTGTCAAAAATAGATCGAGAACCCCCTCACAGGAAATTCGCCGTCTCGTTACGATCTGGGCGGTTTGTGGACAATTTCGTCTTCGAAACCCGATATGGGGTCGGAACCGACCTCCGATTTTTCTTCGACACCCCCAGATGAGTGGTATTTTTGATGAAAGCCGTCGCGGTCAGGCCAGGAACTCCCAACAGTGTTCACATGCAAGAGATCGCTCGCCCATCGGTCGACCAAGTCGCCGACGGCCTGGGTGTGCTGGTCAAAGTCTTGAAGGTTGGCGTCGACGCGACGGACCGAGAAATCAATGACGCGTTGTACGGCAACGCTCCCGAAGGCGACGACTACTTGGTCATCGGCCACGAGTGCTTTGGCGTCGTCGAAGCCGTTGGCGAGAACGTCAAACGAGTCAAACCGGGCGACTTCGTGACCGCCACGGTTCGCCGTCCTGGGAATTCGATCTATGACTTGATCGGCACCAACGACATGACCAGCGAAGAAACCTACTACGAACGTGGGATCAACCTGCGTCATGGTTTCTTGACCGAGTACTTCGTCGACGAAGAGGAGTACATCGTCCGCGTGCCACAGGGTCTGCAACACCTGCACGTGTTGCAAGAACCGATGAGCTGCGCGGCCAAAGCAGTTCACCAAGCGTACGAAGCTCAACGCCGAATGAAAGTCTGGAACCCGAAGGTCGCCTACGTTTTGGGCGCCGGACAAATCGGCTTGCTGACGACGTTGGTGCTGAAGCTTCGCGGACTGGAAGTCTTCACGCTCGCCCGCGGTGAGGCTCCCAACCTGAAAGCTGAAATTGTCGAAGGAATGGAATCGACCTACGTCAGCACCGCGCAAACGTCCATGTCGGAGTTGGTCGCCAAGACCGGTCGCCCCGATTTGATCGTCGATGCAACTGGCTTCAGCCCGCTGGCGTTTGAAGCGATGGAACACATCGGTCACAACGGCGTTGTGGTTTGGACAGGCATCACCGGCGGCGAACGCAAGACCGAAGTTCCCTCGGACAAGATCAACATCGAATGGGTGCTCGGCAACAAGCTTCTGCTGGGCAGCGTCAACGCCAACCGCGGCCACTTCGAAATGGGCATCCGTGACTTGGCACTCGGCGACATGATGTTCCCGGGTGTGCTGGAAAAGATCCTGACCAACCCGGTCGACGGCCTGGACAACTTCCAAGAGATGATGCGTTTGTTGGTCGAAGACAAAGATGCCTTGAAGGTGTTCGTCAATGTCGCATCCGCGTGAACGATTGCCGGCCAATGAGATTGACTCGGTTCGCCGAGTCGTCTTGTGCTACCCCGCCCTCCCGCGACACATCGAGCAACTCGAAGCAACGCTCGCGGAATTGAAGGCGGACCCGAACTGCCCACTGAACCACGACGTCGAAGTCGTGGACGCAGGCCAGGAACGCATCGACGAATTGCTTCCCACCGCGGACATTTTCATCGGGCATGCCAAGGTCCCGGTCGATTGGGATCGCGTCTTGGCAGCGGGCCGACTGGGGTGGATTCAATCCAGCGCCGCTGGACTGGATCACTGCCTCGTGCCCGGCGTGATCGCGAATCCGAACATCATGGTCAGCAGTGCCTCGGGTCTGTTTGCACCTCAAGTCGCGGAGCAAACGTTTGCGTTGTTGTTCGGCGTTTTACGTCGCATTGGGCTGTTTGAACGAGCCCGTCCGAAACGCGAATTCATTCGACTTCCCACCGAGGACCTGCGTGGCAAAACCGTCGGCATCGTTGGATTGGGCGGCAACGGGCGGGCCATCGCGGCCAAACTTGCACCCTGGGACGTTCGCCTGATCGCGACAGATTACTACCCCGAGGATTGCCCGCCCGAAGTGGAAACGCTGTGGCCCGCCGAGCGCGTCAACGATCTGTTCGCGGCCAGCGACATTGTGATCCTGACGCTGCCGCTGAACTCATCGACTCGCAAGTGGATCGGCGCCGAACAGATTGCCGCGATGAAACCAGGCGGCTACCTGATCAACGTCGCTCGCGGTCAAGTGCTCGACGAAGAAGCCTTGGTGGACGCGCTGAAAAGCGGCCACTTGGCGGGTGCGGGTGTCGATGTGACCTACACCGAACCGTTGCCTGAAAACAGCCCGTTGTGGGACCACCCCAACGTGTTGATCACACCACACGTTGGTGCACAATCCGCTCGCCGAGTGGATGACTCCAACGAACTGGCTTGCGTCAATCTGCGACGATACTTTCACGGCGAAACGATCATCAACCGAGTCGATAAAAACCTCGGCTTCCCTCATCCCCATGACTCGCACGCAGCCTGGGTTCGATCGCAATCATGAGCAGTGGACGAGAGACTCTTCCCGGCGATGCGATCCTCTACCAAGGCGACCATGCCGAGGGTCCCTTGCTGATGCCGCCAACGCATCGCGAATCGTTTGTGGAAGAGTTCAATCGCACTTACCGATCGATCAATCTTTCGATCACGATCCGTGAACGGGATCCAAGTGATCAGCCGGAAGACGCGACATCCACTCTGCAAATCCAGCAGGCCCAGTCGAGTCAGCAGTGATCAGACGGGAGCAGCCATTCGACTTCCCAGTAGCCGGATTCGGCAGAATTCGGTTGTTGTCAGGGAGAGAGACGCTTGATCGTCCATTCGCTTGAGTCCGCACGTTCACGTTGGTAGACCAAGCGATCATGCAGCCGGCTCGGCCGTCCTTGCCAGAACTCAAAGGACATCGGGGTCACCGCGTAGCC
The window above is part of the Rhodopirellula islandica genome. Proteins encoded here:
- the sufB gene encoding Fe-S cluster assembly protein SufB, which translates into the protein MATDVTENDQIGEINKYNFRTETTGVFKAQKGLNADVVNQISDIKNEPDWMREFRLKSLAEFESRPMPKWGGALDLDFQDIYYYLKPTGQSEKSWDDVPQEIKDTFDKLGIPEAEKKFLAGVKAQFESEVVYGSLQEDLAKQGVLFTDTDAAVREHPELLREYFGKIIPPTDNKFAALNSAVWSGGSFIYVPPGVHIEFPLQAYFRINAESMGQFERTLIIVDEGASIHYVEGCTAPMYTTESLHSAVVEVIVKKDARCRYTTIQNWANNIYNLVTKRAYAYQDATMEWVDGNLGSKLTMKYPAVHMMEPGARGEILSIAFSSAGQHQDAGAKLVHAAPNTTGQIISKSISKNGGRSSYRGLVRVEPGAHNSKNSVVCDALILDPESRSDTYPYIEVAEQDVQIGHEASVSRIGEEQMFYLLSRGLTESEASTMIVNGFIEPLVKELPMEYAVEMNRLIQLQMEGSVG
- a CDS encoding D-2-hydroxyacid dehydrogenase, translated to MSHPRERLPANEIDSVRRVVLCYPALPRHIEQLEATLAELKADPNCPLNHDVEVVDAGQERIDELLPTADIFIGHAKVPVDWDRVLAAGRLGWIQSSAAGLDHCLVPGVIANPNIMVSSASGLFAPQVAEQTFALLFGVLRRIGLFERARPKREFIRLPTEDLRGKTVGIVGLGGNGRAIAAKLAPWDVRLIATDYYPEDCPPEVETLWPAERVNDLFAASDIVILTLPLNSSTRKWIGAEQIAAMKPGGYLINVARGQVLDEEALVDALKSGHLAGAGVDVTYTEPLPENSPLWDHPNVLITPHVGAQSARRVDDSNELACVNLRRYFHGETIINRVDKNLGFPHPHDSHAAWVRSQS
- a CDS encoding glucose 1-dehydrogenase, with product MVFLMKAVAVRPGTPNSVHMQEIARPSVDQVADGLGVLVKVLKVGVDATDREINDALYGNAPEGDDYLVIGHECFGVVEAVGENVKRVKPGDFVTATVRRPGNSIYDLIGTNDMTSEETYYERGINLRHGFLTEYFVDEEEYIVRVPQGLQHLHVLQEPMSCAAKAVHQAYEAQRRMKVWNPKVAYVLGAGQIGLLTTLVLKLRGLEVFTLARGEAPNLKAEIVEGMESTYVSTAQTSMSELVAKTGRPDLIVDATGFSPLAFEAMEHIGHNGVVVWTGITGGERKTEVPSDKINIEWVLGNKLLLGSVNANRGHFEMGIRDLALGDMMFPGVLEKILTNPVDGLDNFQEMMRLLVEDKDALKVFVNVASA
- the sufD gene encoding Fe-S cluster assembly protein SufD; the protein is MTTTSTLTFDAAGFEAFLASRKDEPQWLTDLRRESFSHADAMDWPARRSEEWIRTDIRTFQIKKFAPPVEVPAGEVPSVHQLRDGVDPGGVLETFDSQVISESLDEELAAKGVIFGSLERLCREQPEKVRPFLYTVVDPDHDKFAALHAAFWSGGQFLYVPRGVVIEKPIYLGSTLSDGGTDTAHTLIVLEDGAEATVLHECNSVNSEAAGLHMGAVELIQKPGSHLRYVNVQEWGHKTYHFAHQQATIDRDSQLQWTIAAMGSGLSKVNQSVDMVGAGANCQVNGVMFTEGRQHLAYHTQQYHRAPNCHSDFLYKSAQQDKSRTVWRGMIKVDKIAQKTDGYQRNDNLVLSHHSRADSIPGLEIEADDVRCTHGSTTAKVDEEQIFYARCRGFTQKEATRMIVSGFFQQIFDRITIESVRDALAAAIARQVREYE
- the sufC gene encoding Fe-S cluster assembly ATPase SufC is translated as MNHILKIENLHVSVGDKPILRGVNLTINHGETHALMGPNGSGKSTLGLAIMGHPGYTVTDGSITLDGEDVLAMAPDERARAGIFMAFQRPMAIPGVKMADFLRHATTNVRNPDRKEGEELIPMREFRKELKEKMAHLRMDVEFARRYVNDGFSGGEMKRAEILQLAMLQPKFAVLDETDSGLDADAVRLASESIADIGREKMGLLIITHHDKLLVHNPPEYTHVMLGGRLVETGGKELAVELHEHGYDRIRKSYPEAEAVNQEMLAEETAV
- a CDS encoding helix-turn-helix transcriptional regulator, which codes for MATSSSTSDSTSDPSGERPVSVVTSRAQTAVNAAAVRSVDRELLLCLRSGEPKAIGDLTKQLGVTATAVRQRVERLLEVGLIAREKVVAGRGRPTYHYVLTPAGYRRAGADATELAEAMWAEIVAISDEDTREKLISAIASRLGRQFAAALQGDVDGVAVHDENKAACSCQQIGGGEDSFQERMQRLTSMLQTKEISASLIEVTSQPDGVLPVLDIEACPYPSLTAAAGDRSMCRLEEQMLSEALGEDVHLSSCRMDGDSCCQFSTKSDSDTNPTSNSESG